The DNA window TTAAAAATAATGTAAAAATCTATTGACAATACACTGAAAATAATGTAATATATAATTGTCCAAAGGGAACAGAGGACAATAACCCGGAAGGGAGAAAGGAGAAAAAATGGAAGCTATGAACATGAGCGAGACGGCGAGACTGATAATCGGGCTCCGGGCTGCCGGATGGGACGAAAAATCAATTAACGATTTTATTCTCTACATCGAGACCGGCGAAGATCAGTACAAGCCAAAAGAAAAGGCTGACTAAACAGCCAGCCAAAACACACAAAAGGGGCGGACGATAACCGCCCCGCATAAAAATAATACCATAAAAGCGATAATAAATCAAACAGGGGTTGAATCCTCTGTTTTTTGGATTAAATTAAATCTATGTCCTCTGGGTCTGCCAAAAGTCCTTGTAATTTGTCATTTAGTTTCTTCCTATATAATAGGTTGACAGTTTGCGAAAACGGAAATATCATATAAAAAAGAAGTTCCATTATTGTTCCATAATTTTTGGGGAAACCCTCTAGTTATAAGGTTTTATGCGGTGCTGAATCCTTGACTTTTAATCAAGTTGTCCGGGGTTCGAATCCCCGCACGCTCATGGAAAACAGCGGAAATTCAAGTGAAGAAAGAATTTCCGCTGTTTTTTGCTTTTCCTTTTTGAATTTATTAATTTTCGAAGGGCTGACGCATGTGGGGAAATGCGCTAGTCCTTTTTTTCATGTAATTTAAGCGCGATTTTCTCAAGAGTCTCCCAGTCTTTTTCGTTCAATTCAGAAAGCATTTTTACGAATCTTTTTTTAAAAGAGTCATCAACACTTTTCAGTACAGAACCCGCCCAACTCATTAATTTGGCTTCCTTATCCATTTCTATAAACATTTCTCCTTCTCCGGTACGGAGCCATATTTCGTTGACATTAAATGCTTTGCATATGGATGAGATGACAGCGTCCAGCGGAGTACGGGCGCCGGATTCATAACCGGCGACAGAACCTTGTTTTACGCCTATGCGTTCGCCGAATTCTGTCTGGTTTAAGTTGAGTTCTTTGCGAAGCTTTTTTATTCGGTCTTTCAAGATCAGCACCTCTCTTTCTGAAAATGAGTGTAGCATATAAAATATTGCGATGCAATATTAACAAATGTAAAACTATTGACAGAAATATCGTAGATATAATATAATATTGCAAAGATATAAACTGACTGGAGGTGAGAGAAATTGATAAAAGATAGTGAAAAGAAAATTCTTGAAAAATTTGAAAAGATAATTCCAGATATGACTGATTTAGAAAGGGAAAAATTATTAAATTTTGGTGAACGGATCCTTCATAAAGAGTCAGAACAGAAAAAGGAAAACGCTGACGAAAAAAAGGTGGTATAAAAATAGAAAATGCAGCGACAAATTCAAAAGATCTGTTGCTGCATTGATAAATTGTTTACAAAGCTTAAAACGAAAGGAAATGCTAAGAGCTTATCAGGTGGTCAAGACTCCATTTTTTTACGTGTGTAATGAATTGTCTTACGATAGGAGAAAGCGTGTAATTTTCCTTATATGAAATGCTTATTTTTCTGCGGAAACTGGTATTAATTGGACGATGCTGCACTTGGAAAGGGAGACGTTT is part of the Lachnospiraceae bacterium KGMB03038 genome and encodes:
- a CDS encoding helix-turn-helix transcriptional regulator, whose amino-acid sequence is MKDRIKKLRKELNLNQTEFGERIGVKQGSVAGYESGARTPLDAVISSICKAFNVNEIWLRTGEGEMFIEMDKEAKLMSWAGSVLKSVDDSFKKRFVKMLSELNEKDWETLEKIALKLHEKKD